The sequence ATCACTTGTTTTATTCTTCAACATATTGCCTTTCACTAATAACAACAAATTTCGTATTCTTGCAAACATTTTTATTTTAATCTCTTCTAATGCTATCATGATCGCACCCCCTGGTACCCAATTTAAGCAACAAGATCATCCCCAAAAATCTCCCCCAAAATGGAATGGTAGTCATTCTGTACAAGCCACAAGGTCTGCATTCTTAGATCTGGTCTTCGTAGCAATAGGCTTAAAGAAAACCCATCCACATAACCTGAGCAATTCCAATCACTATTTTGGTGATGCATTTAGTGCAGCGTTGTTCTATCGGTTCCAAATCATTAGAATGGATTATATTACCACCATTGAAAATGCAAAACCATCTTATTCTGTTGAAAAATTCTTTCTACTGCCAAAAAATTCAGTCAAATAGCAATAATCATCAATCCCATCCCAACGTGATCTCTCAGTTAGCTTATTTACATTATCAGtgtcaaattttaaactaaaatccttcatttagcgTGATATCTCTGCAACCCCGTAATAACCAAATACAACACCTCATTTTTGTCCTCAGATGTCTGCCATGGGTGCCCACATTACTGTCACAAAGGAAGAGATGAAGTCTAGCGCGAATCACATGGTTGTGTGAAAGCTAATCCAAGCTACATCAATCCACAAAACTCCCATATAGCTAGAATCAACTGATTAAAATTTTGGTGGCTTTACTATGAAGAGATCTCCCCAAATCATGGGTCAACATATGTTTAATTGCTGCTAATAACATTCATCGATTTCTCTAATATCGTTCTTTCAATCAACCTTATCGGCTCCCACCATTTTTTTTGTGGTGCCCTCACAACTATAGGAGATCACATTGGTAGCCATACACCATTATTCCATTTCTAGTACAATCGTTGCAGCTTTACATTCTTCGACTTTTTTGAGCTATGCGTTCAACATTCAAGCCTCAAAATGCTTTCACAGTCTCCGGAACACCCCCATGCCATTTGCAACTCACCATTTTCTGACAAAATGTTTACTAGTTGAGGATTCACTGTGCAGACTTGAGCATAGAAACTGGAACTATCTCCTTCAACCCTAACGTTGTGCATGTTTCTCAGCATACACCTTCGCGTTGCCCTAACTTTTCATCGCTTTCGGGGCTGTTTGTTTTGCTTTGTTGTCATGCTAATCCCCCTGCTGCCCCGTGCCTGACTTGAGAGGCTCGCACACCTCGTTGCATCCATTAAAATATCCCGCGGGGTGGTGCGGAACACCATCCCCACGGGCCCTGTGACACTCTCTCGCTCCTTCCTTTGCTTACGCGAAGTGCATTTGTTTCAAGGCTCCAAAAACCTAGTAGAGTAATATGATTAACTTCATTTTCAAGATGACTTGAATTCACCAATCAAAATGATTTTATCATTGGCCTTTTCGGTTAAATCATctgaaataatttattaaatctTCCCTTTTAAACTACCAAACATTTAAATCAGCGAAAGGATAAAAATCATTTTACCTTCCCCTTTTTGAAAttgattttaatgaaatattattcAAGTCAAACTGATTTAGATAATATATATTTCTTCGATGGGCTTGAATTTGTCAACTTGGGCTATATCATTAGTCAGGGCCCTGGTGGGAttggctaatttttttttttcatttatgaaTAACTGACCTTCAAGAAATGCTTTGAAACCTCTGTTGGATGCATTTCGAATGCGAAACTTGAGTGGACATTCATTAAATTTGACACCTGAGTAGCCTCGAGAACTGACCCTAAAAATTGACCAAATCACCTCCTTAAGCCATGCAAGATGGCATACCTATAAAATGTCATATAAGGAATCAagaatgccaaaccatagttcatgatgaTACCTGAGGCAAAATATTTTAATGTCTGAAGTTGCTTACTCAAACTTTTTTGAAAATGTACCCTTTCAACAATTCTGAAACATGTTCAATCattgatttgaaaaaatatcaaaacttTGTTTCAGGTGCTCCCCCTTGGCAAGATGGTATATGTGGATATGGTGAGCATGCACACACCAGGGTTTAGTTTGATTCCATCACTTGTGCAAAATATTAATGCCCAAAGTTACCCTCGAAAAATTCTGAAAATACTGAATCACTGATTCTGAACCCTAAAAAAGTTCATTCGAAATGGGCcttaaaaaattatcaaatgaaaTGCTGGGGGGCAACAAACTGGCCAAGTTGTAGATAAACATATAGGGAATCACTGGGAACATTCACCTTTGCATGCAGGTTATTAGGTTGTAAAGTAAAAATTCGGACGCGAGGCTACTTTTGCAGATTTAACACTATCTAGTTTTCAAATCTGAACAATTTGCAAACATAATCAAGCTGGAAAATTTATCAAACAGATTCATGGGGCTATTTAGACTAACGTGTGGCTTCATTAAGATGTAGAGAATCATAGAAAAATATTGGTTGAGCTTGATATTCAATTGGCACAAAAAATGCAACATCTCAAAGATGGCTTACTCAAAAAGGTTTAACAACTACAAACAACAAACCAACTTTAGGACCTCGAAACAAGAGCATTAAAAATTCATCAAAACTGATCATGAAAGGCTGTAAATAATCATATGCCAACTCTGGTAAGTGCTCAAAACTTCCCCAAAGTGATTTTGTATGATTATCCATGGGTGCAAAAATATAGGCTCTCAAAGTGAGCTACCTAGATTGATTCCGCAAGGGCACTTCTGAGTGTCATAAGCAAAATTTTCAACTTTGGCCctcaaaatttgataaaatttttGAGGTCCCAACAAGAGGCTCTCAACTCCTTAGCCAAAATGGCCAACCAGCCAGACTTAGACAATTACCCATGCATTTTCTTTTTATAGAATCAGAGCTCAGACAAAATCAcaaagtggtattacataaaaacATGTGGCTAATCCCATGAGTTTACAAAACCATGAATCCCTCATTTAAtgttgggtactaagttttcacaTTACTAAATATATTTTCCCAATATTAAATTAATTACTTTTCCCAAGTGAAGCCCCACATTAAATATTTACCAATGttacatacaacacataaagtgCCCACAAGAATGTTAACTCCATGTGTTGCATGTATCCCTAGGTCTCCTAGGTGCACCAcagataataataaatcaaatattataACATTATGCTAGGTATAAAacacctaatcctaaccatattaTGAGATATGAAAAATACATCTTTTGTGTCTCACTAATATCATGCATGcattgaaataaaaaaatatttgattgaTTCAAAATTGTATAAATATAGATTCACCTTCCCTTTGAATAATTTTATCTCTACTATTGTCTCAACCTTAAATGGGGCACGTGTAGATTTtatttgattcttctttgttgATTACACTTTAAGAAGGTTTTTTGGTCCTTTATGTCTTCACAATTATCTTTAATACTAAATTTCTTATGGAAAGATCTTATTGTGAGACCCATATAAGATTGACCTTGACTTATGCACTCTTGTTAGCTCATAAATACTTGTTATTGCCTTAtaccatttaattttttttatcgcTACTCCATATTTTTTGCAAGGGCCATCACATGCTTGTTTAGGTCTTCAAGGTTCTCCATTCTAACCTCTTTATTCCATCTTTGAGTAGACATCTTTGAATTGTGAGGTAACTAAGTTCTTTGTTCTCTATAGACCTAGTCAGTATCATATAAATGACTATCTTTCACAAATCTAAAGGGGATTAGTAAATTAACTTAATACTAACTTGATTTTGAAGCTCATCAAAATATGCTTGTAGTAATAAATATACAAGTTAATGGATTGTGCCGCTTTTATTCAAAATTGTTGATAACGGAGAAGAATATTATTGAAGAGAAGTGACACACATGTTTTATCCTAGAAACCTTTTGAATAGGTTAAATTAGCAACAACTACCAAATTATTATTATAAGCTATACAAATATAAGGAGTTGTAAAATGATAAGGAGTACAATTAGCCTCTTGGTCCACTTGGTTTATGGTGTGAATTACAATTGGAATTCTATTTCTTCCTAAAACAACCTCCCATGACATAATATAGGTCCCTCTTGTTTGCAAATAATTTTCTCATTATGTATTAAGTTATATTAAAAGCTTAACTATAAGAAGAGACATCAAGTTGTTTGTTTCACATTCTGTTTGCCAACATCAAAACAAAAACACCACTTAAATAAGTAGTTAATAATTATGAAATTGATGGAGTGATTACAAAATCACTGTTATGAAACTACCCCTTATTATGAAGGACAATTTCATTGGCACATTTTGAATAGGTAAAACTAGCTTTGGTAGTGTCATTTTCACAACTACCAAATTATTATTATAAGCTATACAAATATTTTGAGCTAGAAAATGATAAGGAGTACAATTAGCCTCATGGTCCACTTGGTCTATGTCGTGAATTACATTTGGAATTCTATTTATTCCAAAATCAAACTCCCATGACACAATATAGCTCCCTCTTGTATGTAAATAATGTCCTCCTCACACATTAAGTGATATTAAAAGCTTAACTAGAAGAATAGACATCAAGTTGTTTGTTTCACATTCAGTTTGCCAATATCAATACTAAACCACCACTGAAATAAGTAGCTATCAATTATGAAATTAATGGAGTGATTACAAAATCACTATAATGGTTATGAAACTACCCCTTATTATGATTGACAATTTCACTGGCACATTTTCTAGGTCATTTCTAAGAGttttgacttttgaaattaaatccTATAGTGAATTTTGATTTTCCTAATTTGTAATGGATCATCTACTATTACACACATTTTACATAGTAGAGAAAGTTATTGTTCTCTATTATATTGCCTATATGAGAAATCCCTAATTAAGGTAATagttctttttattttttcctaGTATTAGTAGACTAGGAGCATACTACACAACCTTGCTCATATCAATGAGTGATATGATTTGATATTGGGGTTAAATTGTGGATCCTAATTCTTATGGTTTATCCTTGCATTAGATAGAAACTATTAGCCcttgttgatttcttcatctctCTAAGCTTGGGATGTGAATAACACTAAAAATATCATTGAGGCAAGAAGGGCACTCCCACTAACACAAGACAAGGCTAAAATTTATTGAATAGACCAAATTATGGATGTATTAGGCCGCATTCTTATTGTAACTAGGGCAACCTTGATATTTACATGGGTGGAATATTTGCTTTCACAAGTTTGTTTCTATCATGACTAGAAAATTTCTATTTGTCTCTTTAGAGAGGTTGAACAAATGGGTTAGATTTGTTAGATAGGGGTTTAATTGATCCAATCTTCAAATCTTCTTACTTGGTATGTATGAAGGTTTCATTTGTGACCATGTTTAGTTACTTGGATCTACCACTTTCACCTTATATGATCCAATCAAAACATTTTGCTTAAACCTTGGCATTTCCTAATTACCTTTACGTATGCATGCTTTATGACTCTATTAAGCGCGACGACCTTAGATTGCTTAGTCCCATATACTCCCACAACTTGTTTTGATCACCAAAATGATTGCTCTTGCAAAACCTTCTACAACTCCTATAATACCTTCTACTACAACAACCACAACTTCTTTTATAACAAATTCGAAAACTACTCTTACAAAAACACAAATTATCATTGATCTAATATTCAATATGAATAGAATTCTATCTTCTTATTTTTATTCTAAAGATAGTTAATGTCTTCAAGTGACACTTAGCAAAATAAATTCTACTCAATCCTTTCTATAACTTTCTATAACATTCTTTCGTGCTTCATACCGGGACATTGAAAATCAATGGAAGTGAATCGTGATTATAACATCTCCTAACATAAAAATGTTGGCGTAATCGTATTTTTAAGCATTGattcaataaaactaaaaaactaaaataatCTTGGTGTATGCTTATAATAATGTTATCCATGCTGCGTTCTCAGGCGTGGAGTTACCTAGtcataagaaattaaaaaaaagtttCAATTTCGATTTCCATACTCCTCCGTTATCTGGATCTTCAAGTCGAATATTTTCCATGATAACATAGGATCAGAAGGATAAAAGCCACAATTTAAACTTGTGGGAATTGCTATAATTTTTAGCATATTCCAGGGTGCTATGAATTCCGGCGCTGAGCGACCTCAATGACTGAACTCGGATAGAAGGGAGGCTTGTGAAAACACACTATTTTCAAAAGACCTCTGTACGCACACATACGTGGATGACTACAACATTCCGCTCTTCAAAGACACATCGATGCAGAATACTGCAATGCAATGCATTTCATGGCAAAGATTTACACAATACCCAATATATAGGAATCCCTTTCACTCAATTACAACGTTAAGCTTGCCTTTAGAAACCTCATTTCTGAAATCGACCTCTCTAAATGGCACGAAGCTGAAAGCATTATTACATGGATTTTCTCTCGATGGTTTAAGAATTGCAGAGAGCTGCATAGAGAGGAAGGGACGGCTTGTTGCTGTAACAAGCAGCTTGGATGGAGAAACCATATTGACTAGTTCTAGAACAAAAGCCAGAGAAAGAAGGATGGAGAAACTCAAAGAAGAGAGGAAACGAAgagaatttgaaaaagaaaagaagaaaaatgaataCCCACAGTGGGCAAAGTAAGTTCTCCGACATTTTTTGTTTACTTTATATATCAGCAAACAGTGAAACTTGTTTAATGTCTCCGTGTGTTGGTTAGTTGTGTAGGTGGGTTGGGTATAAGGTTTCTAAACGGATGAAGTATTTTAACTGTGCATTTCCTTATTTCTGCTAAAATGGTGTAGAAAGTTGTTTTGGTCAAGTGGTCGATATTCCCTAATGGATAGTTTAGAGTGGTTGCGTATATTGCTGGTAAACTTTTGGCGGTTGTTGTGTGTGATGGATTGGGTGTTTTTTCTTTTCCCGAAAGTAGACAAATGTCCTTTTCTGTAAATTGTACACTGGGAGGGTAACGAGAGCCGGGTTTCATTTCTGGAAATTCCCTTTCTAGGTGGAACTCTTCATTTAAAAGTAGGGCTTGGCGCCTGCTGAGGCTTGAACCTGGCACAACGATGCCTCGTATTGTCTACTAGAACACAGTCCAACGGAAAGGGGGGATGGGTGTTGTTTGTATAGGTTGATTGAGCATTGTTTTCTATACACATTATAATATTATAGTCTTCCGTTGGACACCCTCAGTTCTTCTGACAAAATGGGTTAGAAATGTAATTTTAGCCGTGTGGTCAATAAATTGTAATGGGTAGCTTAGAGCGGTTGTCTTTCAAATATATGATATTAGTCAACTAAAAACTTATAAATGGAATGTGTGGGAATGGAGTGTTATTTGTATGGTTTGGCTGGGCATTAGTTTGATTCTTCCATTGGACACTCCCCAAACTGATGTAGCACAGTGGTGGCCCGGTGGTCAATCAGTTGTAATGGGTAGCAAAGAATGCCTAACTTTCAAATATGTATGTTGGCAAATTAGGAAACTTTTGTATGGATTCTGTAAtgagtactatatgtatatgtggGTGGGGCATTTATTTTTATAGACATTGTGGATCCTTACTGTGGGCAGCTCCATTTCTTCTCGTAAAATGGTGTAACATAGAGTTTTGTTGTAGTGGTTTATATGTGTGATGGATAGCTTAAGACATTTACTTTTCAAATATGTTTCTGGTGAAAGGGAAAATTTTGTATGGCATGTGTGGGGATTGGTGTTATTTGTAGTTGTACTGGTAAGTTGGGCTTAATTTGCTGATATAGTATATGGTTTCTTATTTTTTTCCACTGGGCACTTCTAGTTCTTGTGGCAAAACGGTCTAGTACAGTAGTTGTGGCCTGGCGTTCTAAGACTTGATAGGTTAGAGACTAGAGTACTTAATTTTCAAATTATACATTGAGAAACTTTTATATGGCATGTTTGTGAGAATATGTGTTAGTTGCATAGGTGCTGTGTTGGACATTAATATCTATACTCATTGTGGATTCTTCGTGCTTTCATTAGCCAGTCCCATTTCTTCTGGAGAAATGATGTAGCAGAGTAGTTTTGTCCTAGTGGGCAATATCCTTTTAATTGGTAGCTTGAAGTGGTTAACTTTCAAATATGTAAATTAGTGAACTGGTAAACTTTTGTATGGTATGTGTGGGGTGATGAGTGTTACTTATTCAGGTGGGTTGGTTACTAATTGTTTGTATGCATTATGGATTCTTCCATTAGGGAGTTCCAGTTCTTCTGGAAAAATGTTTTAGTGCAGCAAAGTGGTTTTCGCCTTTTGGTCAATTGGTTGTAATGTGCAGCTTGGTTGGATTAGGTGTTGAAACCCATCCAGTCGACTGACTTGCACCCACAACATGGTCAAGGATTGTTATGTTGATAGGTTCAGGTGTGTTCAATGATCCTTATTGAACTTGCATCACTAATAACAACAGCACAGTTTAGTTTTTGAACCCTGAGTCTCATCAGCACAAATTCATAATCTTGAGGTGGAGGGTATTGGCAACCTCTTTTTTGGAGTCATTGCATTTTCTGTCAGATGGCTAGGTTTAAACAGATAAAATAGAGGTTTAACTATTAAAGAATCCAGAATCTGGACAGTCTCATTCTCTCCAGCACCAACATTGCTTGATGGGTACGTGTGTTGGGTGCATCATTTTGTCTTCATGGTTTACTGTATTTTTGCTATCCAATTAAACTGGCCCTAAAATCATTTGATGGCTTTCAATGATAAGCAAATCATTATGGTTTTATGGCTGGATCAGTTGCGATTAGAGTATTTGTGGATATCgaatttcattgttatatctttgaCTAATATTGCTTGGTGGCTCAACATGTTAAGTGGATAAGTTTTTCTTAGTCTTTAGATTGATTGTTCGCTGAGGTCTATGGAAATCCAAATCATCTTCCATATATATTCATAAGCTTTGTTCCTAAATTTGGAACTAGGGACCCTAACTTGTTTTCAGGAATGGTCTCATGCTAAAGATAAACCAACTCAACACCACACAGTTAGATTTAATCCCTAAAAGGGGGACTTTGGTATATTGTGGCTCTACTATTATAGCTTTGCCAGATAAATAGGATGTAAGGTTGCATAGAGAGTGCTTGAACTACTCTGAACATGGAATTTTCTGGCAGGATACTTGAAGATGGCTGCAAGCATGATGCAGAACTTAATGAAATAATTGGTGATGCTATTGGCAATCCAGAATTGATGAGAGAGCGTGTATGATCTGCTCTTTTTAgaagcttgcatttgcattttgttttGCTCCTATTTACGTGCTgctcatttttctctcttttttggaTCATTTTCAACAGATCTTGAAGAGGGGGAGAAGGAAAGGGAGCGACATTCAGAAATCCGCTAGTGGATCTGTACTGGCCATGAATGTTAGCTTTAGAGAGTAAGTGTCTTTTAATAATTTGTTACAAACATTTTTTTGGACTTGTCTCAGATATGATTTACCTATGTTATTGCTATGTAATTCATGTGTACAAATTTAAGCTTCGATTTCACTGGTAAAATGTGAATTGGTTTCAACTTCTATACTATTTTTATGGCTCTTGGCAGCACAGTACCATGAAAGTTATTCTTGAAAAGTCATTAATAATTCACACAAAGCAACGTGGATAGTATAGACAACCAAGCAGATTATAATCTGCATGCAATATACAAGCATGTATATAATAAATTAAAGTTACAGCTGTTGTAATGTCTAAAGACTACATCGATGTTTCCATTTGAGAAAATGCCTGCATTCATGCTTAGCAATGAAGGAAATGGAGGTTGGGTACGTTTTCGGTATGTTTatagtatgtatgtatatatatgtagctaAAAAATAGCATAAGTTTAGAATGTCATATACCGatacatatgctaaacaaaaccattacaaatttcaaattttgtaaataaagttttcaatatcaaaaaaatcaaactAGAATCTCATGATAGATAAGTTCTGAGTTCACTAAtgataaaaatatcaaaaagatcaaactatAATCACTAAACATTTCAGAAACATTTCGGCTTCTAAAAACACAAACCCTGGATGTACCCACAGGAGATTCGTTTCAGAATCTGATTCTGGTACGTTTCGTACCCGGAATCCGCTGGAAAACCCCATGATTCAGCAACTTAGTTTTTTTATCAGCCTTTAAGCCTCAAAACAGAATATTTTTATAGGAATATTCTTTGCCAAATGCATGGACAGGCGACATCTATTATCTTTGTAATATCTAGTCCTGAGTCAGTCTAAATCTTGTTATGAAGATTGCCTTATCTCATATGCTGTTTAAGATGTCATTTTCATATAATTAAAGTTTTTGCTTCAAGATTTTTCCCACTTGTTTAGAGAAATGTATCTTATATTACACTGGAGAAGATGAAAATTATATCAGTCTGTTGCATGAAATATTGAAGTcttattcttttttgtttttcaattccaGATATCTTTCAAAATTCAGGCTTTAGTTTTAAAAAATTCAGATATCAGTTTTCATTATTTAGGGTTTAGCTATATATTTTTGAGCCATGTTATTAGATTCCCAGCTAGAATAATAATAGTTGGTATTGGAGTTCTTTACTGGGATTTTGGGGGTACAATTAAATTATCTGCATTATTTTTGGAAGAAGGAACAATAAATTGCTTTGACAGCATAACCAAAACCATGAACAAATTGGGCCAAGCTCTGTGTTAGTTGCCTGTGTCAATCAACAGAAGGAAACGAGCATATGATGGCAGTGGGAGGTTGTGAAAGGCTTTGATATTGGAGAAGATTGGATGCCTGTTGTGAAAATCCTAGGAATCCTGATAGCCGAGATAACATAAAAAGGTAATGAATATAATCAAGTTTACATTGGGAATTCTATTTGCAGATTTTATCTGGACACCAGAATAAAAAGGTAAAGAATATAAACAAGTTTACTTTGGGATTTCTATTTGCAGATTTTACCTGGACACCAGAAATATTAAATAAGAGCTTGGATAGGCAATATAGTTGTTTTTGATTAACTTTTGTAGGGATACTCAAAAAATACTTTGCCTCTTTACACCTTGATGGGCTTGCATTTAAATATGGAAATTGATTGAACATGAgttggatgaagatgaggaagaaatatAACAACCTGTGAGTCCATTCAAATGTAACTTGAACTTCTGTACACTATTTCATGGCCTTGGAAGCCATGAAACAATGATGCACCTTGATATGCTGATTGTCTGAGTCTTGTTGAGCTAGCTCCTAGGAATTATTTCTCACCTTTGTAATGTTTCCAAACTGAAAACTGGAAATTGAACTCACAGAACTTGAAACTGATAGGCAGACATCTGAGATTAATAGACAGAGATATGAAATTGGAAGAGTTGAGATCCAAATAAaatcttaatttagaaaaagcacAAAATCTGAAATCTGGGAATGCTAGGTAGTAAAAATTGAAATATGATATGGCTATAAAACGAAGGACAAACCCTAGATTTGGAAAAAATACAATTCTAAAAAATCTGGAACTTTTATGCAGCTGAATTCTGATTACTAAAATTAGAAATTTGCCACTGAAATGGAACTGAACTACCATTTGGTTTTTATACATAACATTGCTAACAATAACTCCAAAATAATTACACAAAATAAAATGGCTCTCCTAAGAAGATCTGGTTGCTGACTCAGGCTGGATCCAGGACAATATGATCGTTTCTTTGGCAAACACAGAATCACAGCCTGTGCACAAGTGCTGATTTCTCCCGAAAAGTACACTACTAGGGCTTAGGGGTCTTTAGTATACTTCTCCCTTGCCAACATTTCATTTTATTCATGTGGGATAAGTTACATTTTTACAGGTATCTTCTCTTtctgaatgtaatgtcccctttttaattCCTTTAGATTCAAGCCCTAGCACACAGAATATAAACTTGTACAATTGATTATTGATAAGAATTCCTAATTTTAACTTGTCGATTTAATAATTACTgccaaaattaattttattaaatagcTTTGGATACTCAGAAATCTGCCCAGATTTATTAGGTATTATTTTGTAGTATTTTCAATTTTCTTCAAGTCTACAGTAGTTTAATGCCTTGGTAAATAATTCCTTAATCTGCTTGAGTTGCGTTTTCGTCCACAAACTCAGCAAGGAAAATAAAGGGGTTTTCATCCTTTGATTTCTGCCATGAGGTCTTTCATCGTCAGGTTAAATGAATTGCAGCTCCATGCTTCAAATGAATAAATAATCAGATAATAAAAAGATGTTTTCTTCATATGATGATTCCTTCTCCTTGTTTGATGTCTCCTATGTATCTTTTTT is a genomic window of Cryptomeria japonica chromosome 7, Sugi_1.0, whole genome shotgun sequence containing:
- the LOC131027081 gene encoding uncharacterized protein LOC131027081 isoform X2, with translation MQNTAMQCISWQRFTQYPIYRNPFHSITTLSLPLETSFLKSTSLNGTKLKALLHGFSLDGLRIAESCIERKGRLVAVTSSLDGETILTSSRTKARERRMEKLKEERKRREFEKEKKKNEYPQWAKILEDGCKHDAELNEIIGDAIGNPELMRERILKRGRRKGSDIQKSASGSVLAMNVSFRDFNPTDSYIWIELYGVPSDKHIDFIGNTIRSWYVLGRLGGFNSTNMQLTQLGITAKLRYNEDQASKALTSSLHDISDVEFQDNLARFWIDMGTSDVLALDILINSLIGLSAE
- the LOC131027081 gene encoding uncharacterized protein LOC131027081 isoform X1 — translated: MQNTAMQCISWQRFTQYPIYRNPFHSITTLSLPLETSFLKSTSLNGTKLKALLHGFSLDGLRIAESCIERKGRLVAVTSSLDGETILTSSRTKARERRMEKLKEERKRREFEKEKKKNEYPQWAKILEDGCKHDAELNEIIGDAIGNPELMRERILKRGRRKGSDIQKSASGSVLAMNVSFRDFNPTDSYIWIELYGVPSDKHIDFIGNTIRSWYVLGRLGGFNSTNMQLTQLGITAKLRYNEDQASKALTSSLHDISDVEFQDNLARFWIDMGTSDVLALDILINSLIGLSADYVGIKRLVFGGKRFGDWEEGMTSVEFGYKKYKI